The sequence CGTGTTTGTGGCATAGGACCGTCAACAGCGTCGACCACCAGTAATACAGAGTCTGCCATAGAAAGTACGCGTTCAACTTCACCGCCAAAGTCAGCGTGCCCTGGAGTATCTAGAATGTTGATGCGGTAGTCCTGCCAGTTAACGGCGGTGTTTTTGGCCAAAATAGTAATGCCGCGTTCTTTTTCCAGATCGTTCGAGTCCATGATGCGCTCTTCGAGCTCACCACGACTTTCGAGTGTACCGGATTGCTGGAGCAACTTATCTACGAGTGTCGTCTTACCATGGTCTACGTGCGCAATAATCGCAATGTTGCGAAGCTTATTGATATCAAATGCCTGAGTTGTCATTAAGAAAGCCTGTGTTTGTCGGTAGTGAGTGTAAACCCAACCCTTCCGACGGGGGTTTATGAAAAATAGCGGCGTATTCTACCTGCTTAGACGATATTAAAAAAGACCTGATTGTTTTTTGTTCGTTATTTTTGTCGAATAAACCGGCACTCATTCTGTTCCGAATTTGTGACTGTCGGTGATCGAATGCACCCTAATGGTGCGTAATGAACGGTAATGGTGCGCAAGTAAGTTTGCGCAAAAATGACACTGAAGTAACTGATTGATTTTTAATAAAAAGTAAATTGGCACAGGCTTTGCTATACTGTGGCTGTTACTTTTTAAAGACGCTGTCTACTGGAGGACAACATGTCAGCTGATAAGATTTTCGATACCATTAAAGAAAACGACGTAAAATTCGTCGACCTACGCTTTACCGATACTAAGGGTAAAGAACAACACGTCACTATTCCGGTGTCGCAAATCGATGACGACTTCTTCGAAGAAGGTAAAATGTTTGACGGCTCGTCAATTGCAGGCTGGAAAGGCATTAACGAATCGGACATGGTGTTAATGCCTGACAATGATTCAGCCGTACTGGATCCGTTCACTGATGAAATGACGTTAAACATTCGTTGCGACATTTTAGAGCCTGAAACACTGCAAGGTTACAGCCGTGACCCACGCTCTATCGCCAAACGTGCGGAAGAGTTCCTGCGCAGTTCTGGCATTGCCGATGAAGCTTACTTTGGTCCGGAGCCAGAGTTTTTCCTTTTCAACGATGTTCGTTTCCGTACTGATATGAGCGGTTCGTTCTATAAAATTGATGCGGATGAAGCAGAGTGGAACTCAGGTCGTGAGTACTCGGAAGGCAACATGGCTCACCGTCCGGGCGTGAAAGGCGGTTACTTCCCGGTACCACCGGTCGACTCAGCTCACGACATTCGTGGCACCATGAGTTTGGTTATGGAAGACATGGGCTTAGTGGTTGAAGCGCACCACCATGAGGTGGCGACAGCTGGTCAGAACGAGGTAGCGACCCGTTTCAACACCTTAACAACCAAAGCCGACGAGCTGCAGATTTACAAATATGTTGTGCACAATGTTGCTCATTCTTATGGCATGACAGCCACCTTTATGCCTAAGCCTTTAGTGGGCGATAACGGCTCAGGTATGCACGTGCACATGTCACTGAATAAAGGCGGCGAAAACCTGTTCGCAGGTGACCAATATGCTGGCTTAAGCGAAACGGCGCTTTATTACATTGGCGGTATTGTGAAACACGCTCGTGCGATTAATGCCTTCGCTAACGCATCAACGAACTCTTATAAACGTTTGGTGCCAGGCTTTGAAGCACCGGTGATGCTGGCTTACTCAGCGCGTAACCGTTCTGCATCCATTCGCATTCCGTTGGTGTCGAGTGCTAAAGCGCGTCGTATTGAAGTGCGTTTCCCTGACCCAAGTGCGAACCCTTACCTGTGTTTCACTGCACTGCTTATGGCTGGTCTTGACGGTATTCGTAACAAGATTCACCCGGGTGATGCAATGGACAAGGATTTATACAACTTGCCGCCAGAAGAAGCGAAAGACATTCCAACCGTTTGTCATTCGTTAGAAATGGCGCTGGAAGCACTGGACAAAGACCGTGACTTCCTGAAGCAAGGCGGCGTCATGGACGATGACATGATCGACGCTTATATTGGTCTTAAATACAACGAAGTAGAGACATTGAAGAAAACTACCCACCCGGTAGAGTTCGATATGTACTACAGCGTTTAACAACCTGTAAAGGGCGGTTTATACCGCCCTTTTTAATTGCACCAATTTGGTGCGTACGCTATTCTCTCCTTGTGAACACAAATACTTTAATCAACCAGCTTCTGACCGGGATACTCGTTTTAGACGAGAATTTCACCATACGCTATGTCAATTCAGCAGCAGAATCGTTGCTTGATCACAGCGCTAAGCGACTGCTCGGCGAGCCCTTTTCGACGGCATTTTTTCAATGCTCGCTGGCCAGTGAGACCATTGCAAACTGCTTTCAATATGAGCAGCGAGTGTTAAATACCGATGTGGAATTCACCTTACATTCCGGGCATCGAATTACCGTTGATGTGTGCATTCAGACGATACAGGACAGCGGTCAAACGCAATTGCTGATGGAACTTCGTAAGGCGGATCAGTTGCGTCGCATTAATCAGGAAGACCAACAGCGTAACCAGCTGTATGCAACTCAGCATTTACTGCGTGGTATGGCGCATGAAATTAAAAACCCGTTAGGTGGATTGCGCGGCGCGGCACAGTTGCTTGCCCGTGAGTTAAATGATGACTACCTGAAAGAATACACGGACTTAATTATCAGTCAGTCTGACCGGCTACGGTTTTTGGTTGACCGTCTGTTAGGTCCGATGAAACCCGGTAAACGGGGGTGGGTAAATATTCATGAAATAACCGAGCGTGTCGCAAAGACCCTGTCTTATGAATATGGCGATACGCTAACGATCACGCGTGACTATGACCCATCGCTGCCGGACATCATGATTGTTGAAGAAAGCTGCGAACAGGTGTTTTTGAACATCGCACAAAATGCGGCGCAGGCAATGAATGGTAACGGGAAGCTGACGGTAAGAACGCGGGTCGAGCATCAGCAGACACTGTTCGGTGAGCGTTATCGGCAATGTGCCGTGGTGCATTTTATTGATACCGGCCCGGGTATTTCGGACGCATTGCGGGACACGCTATTTTATCCGTTAGTCAGTGGCCGGGCGGAAGGCACCGGGTTGGGGTTGTCGCTGGCGCAAACCATCGTGCATCAGCACAAAGGCAAAATTGAGGTGAACTCAGAACCTGGGCGCACTCAATTTTCTGTCTATTTACCTTATGTAAGTGAGGGCTCTGGGAATGACTGACGCGAGTTTATGGATTATCGATGACGATGACTCCATTCGTTGGGTACTGGAAAAAGCGTTCGCAAACAGCCGTTATCAAGTGCGCGCGTTTTCCGACAGCGATTCGTTTTTTAACGCGCTTGAACAGCACCAACCCAGCGTCGTCATGACGGATATTCGCATGCCCGGCGATGACGGACTGGCTGTGCTGGAAAAACTAAAAGAGAACTACCCCGGTATGCCGGTCGTGGTCATGACGGCGCATTCTGACTTAGATACGACCGTCAAAGCCTTTCAGGGTGGGGCTTTTGAGTATTTACCGAAGCCATTTGATATTGATGAAGCGTTGACGACAGTAGACCGGGCTTTACGACACCTGGCTGAAAATAGACAACGTTCGCAGCAGCCGAAAACGGCCAAAGTGCCTGAAATTATTGGTGATGCACCGGCCATGCAGGATGTTTTCCGTGCCATTGGGCGACTGTCGTCATCGAGTGTGAGTGTATTGCTCACTGGTGAAACGGGTACAGGTAAAGAGTTAGTCGCTCGTGCACTACATAAGCACAGTCCGAGAGCTGAGGAGCCTTTCATTGCTCTGAATATGGCTGCTATTCCGGCTGATCTCATCGAGTCAGAACTGTTTGGGCATGAGCGTGGTGCTTTTACCGGGGCGGACAAAAAACGCATTGGTCGTTTTCAGCAAGCCAATGGCGGTACGCTGTTTTTGGATGAAATAGGCGATATGCCGTTGCCGGTCCAAACCCGGCTGCTGCGTGTATTAGCCGAAGGGCAGTTTTATCCGGTGGGGGCGCATCAACCGGTAGAGGTGGATGTTCGGGTTATTGCTGCGACACACCGGTCGCTGGAAACATTGGTGGAAAAGGGGCTGTTTCGAGACGACCTTTATCATCGCCTGAATGTGATTCGACTGAAGTTACCGCCGTTAAGAAAACGCCAGAATGATATTCCCACGTTAGCTGAACACTTTTTGGAAACTGCTTCCGAAGAACTTGGTGTTGCAGTGAAAAAACTGTCTAAAGACGCGTTAAGTGTTCTAAAAGCGTATGAGTGGCCGGGCAACGTGCGCCAACTTGAAAATACCTGTCGCTGGTTGACGGTTATGGCGCCGGGCCAGCGGGTGGGTATCGATGACTTACCGGATGATATTGTTCACCGGGAAAACGATAAAAGGGAGCGATTAAAAACTCCCCGCGAGCGCAGCGAAAGTGAACCTTTTGACGACTGGTTAGGTCTATTAGTCGGTGAACTTAAAAGGCTGCCCGATGATAGCGAAGCAGTATTAGAGAGCTATCAAAAAGAGTTTGAAAAAGCCGCGCTTGAGCACGCATTAAACCGGTTTCACGGACATAAACAGAAAGCCGCACTGTGGCTGGGGTGGGGCCGGAACACGCTGACCCGAAAACGGAAAAATCTGCTAAAGTAAAAGTTCTGTAAATTGGGTCGTATATTGAGCGGTCATTTTGGATCATGGATTTATTTCTGGAGAGAACAACAAGTTATGAGACATTCAGTACTACTCATTGATGATGATAGCGAAATGTCCGTCATGCTGACGGAGTTGTTTAAGCGTGAATCTGTCGATCTGACGACCGCTGAAGACGGCGTGAAAGGACTTGATGAAGCATTAAACGGTGACTATGAACTGATTCTACTGGACGTTATGTTGCCGGGAATTGACGGTATGCAGTTGCTGCAACGCCTTCGTCAACAACACCGTGACACCGCCGTGTTAATGCTGACCGCGCGTGGTGACGACGACGACCGGGTTATGGGACTTGAATTAGGTGCAGACGACTACCTGCCAAAACCTTTTAACCCCAGAGAACTGATTGCGCGCGTTAAAGCGCTGCTACGCCGTACGCCAAACACGACTATGCAGAGTGAACGCCTGTCGGTATGTGGCATTAATTTAGATCCTGCCACAACCGAAGTGCATTGTGATGGCTCTGAACTGATTTTAACGCCCACTGAGTTCGATATTTTACGTTGTTTAATGCAGCAGGCTGGGCACATGGTCAGTAAAGATCAGCTGTCGGTAGCGGCGCTAGGCCGAAAAATGGAGCCTTTTGATCGCAGTTTAGATGTCCACATCAGTAATATTCGTAAAAAATTACCGACCAAACCTGATCGTATTCAAACCATTCGTGGTCGTGGGTATCGCTTACTTGCGAGTTTATGAAAACACGACGCACGCGGTGGTATCGGTCATTAACGTTAAGGTTGCTGCTGGTTTTCTGGGCGCTGCTGTCAGTGACTGCCGCCAGCGGCTACCTTTTGGCTATTTGGAACAAACCTAAGGCGGAGCTTTCTCCGCTTAAACCTGAAATATACCAAACCTTGCAACCGCTTTTGAGCGACGCGCTAACCTTTCACTCCCTGCAGCCCGGACGCCTCATTGCCGGTGATTACCGAGTCGCTGCGCAATTGTCGAATACCGGTAGCGAAAAACTCCTGATGGATGAACTGTTGCGCATTAAACACGGTTCAACGTTATTGCGAATGTTAGGTCAGGAACAACCGCAGCAAATTCCCCTCGACGAACGATTGTTGATGGGTCCCTTCGAGCTTAATGGCAATAAAATACTGGTGACACGACCATTAGGCCCAGAGGAATACGTCGATAAAGAGCAACTTGAACAAGAGTCGATGCAGGCGCGGGCACTGACCGTCATTATCGGCAGTGGCGTGTTGGCTATTTTGTTAGGTATTTGGCTTATTCGCCCTATTCGCCGAATGATATTAGGTATGCGCGAAGTGGCAAAAGGCAGTGCGAAGCCTGATTTAAAGCGACTACCAAAGCGCAGCGACGAAGTGGGTGAGCTGGCACGGGCGTTGTCTCAAACTGCATTGGATTTGGCAAAATCGAGAGACGCTCAACGCCGACTTTTAAGCGATGTGTCACACGAACTGCGTTCGCCAATGGCGCGTATGCAGGTTGCTCTGGACTTAACCGAAACCGACGTAAGTCAGGAAGACCCGAACTGGCAGCAACTGCGCAGAGACACGGAGCGGCTGAGCGTCATTATAGAGCGTATTTTGTCGCTATCTCGTTTGGAAAACGGCTTAATAGAACTGAACAAAGAGGCTCTGGACAGTGGCGAACTGGTACAGCAGTTGATAAACGATATGTGCTATCAGAAGCCTGAGGTTGAAGAACGTTTAGTGAAACTCGGTGATGCCTGGCCAGAAGTGGAAACCGATGCGGAGCTATTCCGTTTGGTACTTGAGAATATTGTACGTAATGCGCTGCATTACACTGAGAATAACGTTGAGCTCGCTTGTGAAGTGGGCCGTGACAATATTTGTGTGATAATTCGAGATCACGGTCCGGGCGTGGAGGAGTCAACGCTTGAGAAACTGTTTGAACCCTTCTACCGGGGCGATCCGGCTCGCCATCATAAAGCGGGGGTCGGACTTGGCTTGGCTCTCAGTCAAAGAGCAGCGGTTGTACTTGGCGGGAGCTTGACCGCCAGAAACCACCCTGAAGGCGGACTGGAAGTCGTGCTAGAATTGCCAAAACGGTAATTTGAGCAACACGCATGTCGCTAAACGACCTTGTAAAACAAAAACCTTCCGATGATTCGCCTAATTGGCGAGCATTTTTTGATGAGACTATTGTGCCTTTCTGGGACACAGAGGTTCAGTCGGCGTACTTTAAAACTGAAGATGGACTCACCCTACATTATGCGTTTTATAAACACAGCGCAGATGCACCTTTGGTTGTTATTAGTCCGGGTCGTATTGAGTCGGCGTTAAAATACCAGGAGCTGTTTTGGGAATTAGCACAATACGGGCTGTCCGTCGCAGCTATCGATCATCGTGGTCAAGGGTTGTCGGATCGTTTAACGAGTAATCCACATCAAGGACATGTCGACGACTTTAATGACTTCGTTCGTGACTTTGCTATTTTTTCTTCTGAACTTCAGAAGCTCTTTGGGGATGCGCCTAAAACGCTATTCTCGCACTCAATGGGCGGAACCATAGCGACTTTGTATTGCGCAAATTACCAACACAGTTATCGCTCGCTTATTTTGTCAGCGCCTATGTTCTCAATTGAAACTGGCGGTGTGCCATATTGGTTAGCGAAGCTGGTTGTTTGTGTGGGGGCTCGGGTGAACCGATGGTTTGCCCGACCTTGGTACTTTTTGGGCATGAAAAATTATCAGCGCCTTGCGTTTGAAGACAATGTGCTGACACAAAGCCCGGCGCGGTATGATGCTTTTCGTGATGGTTATGACGCTCAGCCGGAGTTGAAGCTTGGAGGCCCGACGTTTAATTGGCTGTTTGAAGCAATAAAAGCCTCAGAAGCGGCTCAGAACGTGGTCAATAAAATTGGTATTCCGGTGACATTATTCCGTGCTAGTTCTGATCAGGTTGTTTCTAAAACGGGGCAGCTGGCGGTCGCCGCAAAGGCCACAGAAGAACGCTTCACCTTAAGAACAATAGAGGGGGCGTATCACGAGCTAATGATGGAAAAAGACGAGTACCGTGCACCCGTACTGCGCGCTATCGTTGAGCAGACCCTTCCACTATTGCAACAATCTCAGGATCCATGTGAACAATAATGTCGGCTCCCGGAAAAGCTTTCATTAATTCGGTCTCAACGTTATCGGCAATAGCATGGGCTCTCAATAGTGACAAACGGTTGTCAAGCTCAATATGGAGCTGGATAAAACGAACGGGTCCGGCCTCGCGAGTTCTTAAACCGTGAAACCCTTTAACCCCGTCAACAGACAGCGTGATTTCCGAAATCTGCTTTTGATGCTCTTCTGAGAGTTCGCGATCCATGAGTGACTGAAAGGCATCCCAGCCAATTTTTATTGCACCAACAATTAGATATAGTGCTATGCCAATGGCAAAAACGCTGTCTGCCCAGAACCACCCCATGCTGGTCAGTAGCAGCGCAACAATGACCGCCAGGTTCAGCAAAATATCGGACTGGTAATGCAGGTTATCGGCCTGGATGGCTTGTGACTGGGTTTGTCTTATAGCAATACGTTGAATCACTATCAGCACTGCCGTAATCACAATGGCGATAATAGAAACGATAATGCCATAACCCGCCTTAGGCACACCCCCACCTTGCAACAATTGCTGCACACTGTGAAAGACTAATAACATACTGGAGCCTGCAATAAAGGCACTTTGCGCCATAGCTGCCAGAGATTCAGCCTTACCGTGACCAAAGCGATGTTCCTCATCTGCCGGCTGAAGTGCATAGCGAATGGCAAAAAAGCTGAAAATAGACGCGCCGCTATCAAGAATTGAATCCGTTAAGGAAGCCAGCATACTCGCAGATTCGGTTTGTAACCAAGCAAACAGCTTTATTGCAATGAGGGTGGCTGCCACTATAACCGACGAAGCGCTGGCTAAGCGAACCCAGAAAGCGTAGTTTTGCTGATAATTTTTCTGCTTTGGCACGATGTGGACACACATTAAAAAAGAATATTCTGCTATTCTACCGTTTTTCTATAAATGATGAAAATTAGCCATGCTGCATTTAGTTTTATTTGAGCCGGAAATACCGCCTAACACCGGCAATGTCATACGTTTGTCCGCGAACACGGGCATGCGACTGCATTTAATAGAGCCGTTAGGTTTTGAGCTGGATGAAAAGAAAGTACGGCGTGCGGGACTGGATTACCACGACTTGGCAGCTGTGAGCATTCATGAGAGCTGGCAGGCGTTTTTGTCTAACGTTGAATACAATCGCATTTTCGCCTGTACGACAAAGGGCGAGACGCGCTATACCGACGTTCAATATCAGCCAAATGATGTGTTGTTGTTTGGGCCGGAGACTCGAGGTCTGCCAATGACGGTGCTGGAAACGTTTTCGTCGGAAAACTGGTTGCGCTTGCCAATGGCTGATACCAGCCGCAGCTTAAATTTGTCGAACTCAGTGGCAATTTTTGCTTATGAAGCGTGGCGTCAGCTTAACTTTGCGGGGGCTCGCTAACGTTATTAAAGACATAATTGTCGAATGCACGCTTTAACGAGCGACCGCGCTGTGTATCGGGAAATGCAACGAAAAGTGGACTCGGCTCCGCAATTAATTCTTGCTTATAGGGTTTTTCAGTCCAGTCAGGTAAGTTGCTTCGGTAATCAACAACAGCGTTGACCCGGCCCATGTCTAATAATGCAAAACAGTCGAGAGAGCTGTCTGCTCGGTAAAACGGCCGTTGCGTATCGACCAGATCTTCAATGAATCGTGGCCCCGATAGGCAAATAGGCCCTTCATTTTGTTCGTCCAGACTAAACAGATAAAGACTGTCGTCATAGCCAACGTGATACTTTGACAAAATGGTATTGGGAATGCGTTGGTTGGCTCGAACGCCTAACAGGGCATCGGCGCGAGCCTCCTGAATCATTTGCTTAGCCCGCTGCCAGCTGGTAACAACCGGATGCAACTCTGCCATTTCTGGAAAGACGCGCTTTGCAAATGCCCACAATTTGCCTGTACCGTCTGCGTTAGTTAATCCTTTTTGAACAGGTCCCAAAACAACCACAGGCTTCGATGGGTCGAGTGGCTGTGCGGGAGGCGCTGTATGAACACCATAGGCCTTTTGCAGCTCTTCAATACGGCCACTTTCTTTCAGTTTTTGCAGCTGGTACGTCAGTTGAGGAATAAGCCGGGCGTGCTCTTCGTTTAGGTAATGAAAGCCTTGTTCGATAGAGAGTCGGTGAGTAATAAAGTTAGGGTTTTTGCTCAGCACAGACCCCTGATACTGGAAGTCCGCTATAAAGGCGGCGTCTACTCGACCAGCCTCAACCAGTTTTACTACTTGCTCTAAATCGGTTGGCGTGACAACAGAGGGCGGTTTCGAAAGCTGTTTGACGACGGCAGTAATTGAATCCATGCCGTTAACGTACGCCAGGCTGTCATAGTGTCCCGGGCGACAATAACCACACTGACGTCGGTCGGTAACTGCCAGGATGTCAAACGTGAATAGTGGAAAAGGAACGCGTCGTAGTTCGTGCCGCTTGTTTTCTAAAGCAGTTGTTCTGCCGAGCTCCCCGGCAATGGTTCCTTCGGCGGCTAACTGCTCACCTCGCACCCGCGGCAGGTCTATATAGTTAAGTTGAATACCAAGTTCACGGTACGCTTCTTCGAGCACAGCGGTAACATAGTTGGTAAAGGCACTCTCGTCCGGCGCACGGAAAGTGAGCTTTTCCTGGGCCATTGAAAGACCCGAAAATAAGGTAGCCAGTAGTGCTACTGATGCGACTCGCACGATGAGCTTCATACGTTAAAAATAACCTGAACACGAACAACAGTGAGCTAGTATAACAGCGAACACTCACTATAATAAATGGAGTATTTACGAACGTTTGTTGACACGCATAGTCAGAATCTCTAGCGTTTCACGCGTTGTCACCCAATCGGAGTTTGTTATGGTCAAAAGGTTGTTGTTTTTAGGGACATCTTGTTTATTAGCGTTAGGTACGGCTCAGGCTAACGAGGAGAGTTACCGTCATGTCATGCTGGCAGGCGGGGGGATGTCGGTGTGTTCCAGTATGGCTTCTGATAAATGCGATGACGCGGACTGGATCGATAATGACACCATGCGCACAGACCGTTACCTAAACATTTCTAAGAAGTTTCGCTCAAAAGTAACGGCAGAAGCTGTTTGGCCAACGTATCGTGAAGAGACTCGAAAAGAAGTCATTGATGCATTAGCGCTTATTCATGATCGAATAAAAGAAGATATTGTGCCGGAGCGAGTGTTTCTAAGGGAGTTTACACGGCGGGCGACTCAGCAGCTCTACAACAACTTATCTGACGCAGAGTGGAACCGTATCATTGATTTATTGGAAATGCCGGTGCCGGACAATATTGAGGAAACGGTTAACCTAGATGATAACTTATCCGGAGAGTCGCGAGCTATTTACCGTCAGTTTGTTGGGATGGCAGAGACTGCCTCTGACGACAAACAGCCAACTATCTACTTCTTAACATCGTCGGCTCGAGACCCTTACGCTGAAATTGACTTTTACACTAGCGTCTTTGAACAACTTGGCGCAAAAGCAAAGTGGCTTCCCTTGGACTCTGCCGTTATTGAAGCACGCCGAGAAGGGCGTTGTGACGAGTTGGCTGATGTACAGCAGGAAGTATTAGGCGCCTACGAGCGAGATCGTGTTTACCGTGCAGATTATGCTAAACAGGTTGAGTTTTGTAAGTCGCCAGAAATGACAAAGGCAATGCTGTCAGATGCCGATGGGTTGTTTATTAACGATGGTAACGCTAACTATACACGCTCAACATTCGTAAAAAGCAACAACCAGATATCGGATGAACTGAAAGAAATAGTGGCATTAGTGCAGCAAAAAGAGCTGGTCGTTGGCGGTGTCGGTGCTGGCGCCGCAGTTATGACGGCTAAGCCGATGGTGTCCAACGGAACAACGGCAGCTGCTGTGCAGTCGGGAGCCCTTGCTTCTGACCCTCCGTTGCACGGCTGTGACTTAGACACCACTTGCCCGCCAAATACTGGCCCAGATACGCTGACCTATCATCCATTAGGTGGTATAAGCTTGTTTCATTTCGCGACGGTCGACTGGGCATTATCGGGGAATGGTCGCCACGGACGCTTGTTGAGATTAGCAGCTGAAACCTCTACCCCTTTGTCGCTGGGTGTTGATGAAGAGACGGCAATGACCGTTAACCTAGAGACAGGCGCTTTTGATGTGCATGGCGAGCGTGGGGTGTTCTTTGTCGAAAATGCTCAGTCTACCGATAGCGCTGTTGCCGGAACTTTTCATTATTTAGTGGCCGGTGCTTCTGGCGTGATTTCACCCTTTGGTTTACAAACCGCTGAATTCGCAGAAAGTGATGATGTTGTGCAGACACAGCCGACGACAAATTTCCTGACGGATCGTGGCTTGATCGACTCTATGCGTATTTTATGTGGTGAGCGAAACCAAGTCAGCTTGCTAAATAAGAGTTATCGACTGGTCGCGCAAAAGGGTGAGTCGAGCCGTGTTCAAGCTGCTGGCGGCGAATGCCAAATTGTGAACGGTAGCATTGGCATCGCCTACCAGCCGGAAGAGAAGTTATGATGTAGCCTGACGTTATTACGTCAGGTCACATCTTTAATTCAGCAACTATGCCTAAATAACAAATGGGTGTTTGCGGTGTTCAGCATTGCGCCTGATGCAATAGCATCAGGCTACGCCGAACTCGCTGCGATAAGCTTCAACTTTGGGTAAATACTCTTTGAACGTGTCGTCATCTTTCAAAAAGGTGATGACATCGTTCAGACTGACAAT comes from Idiomarina sp. X4 and encodes:
- a CDS encoding cyanophycinase, producing MVKRLLFLGTSCLLALGTAQANEESYRHVMLAGGGMSVCSSMASDKCDDADWIDNDTMRTDRYLNISKKFRSKVTAEAVWPTYREETRKEVIDALALIHDRIKEDIVPERVFLREFTRRATQQLYNNLSDAEWNRIIDLLEMPVPDNIEETVNLDDNLSGESRAIYRQFVGMAETASDDKQPTIYFLTSSARDPYAEIDFYTSVFEQLGAKAKWLPLDSAVIEARREGRCDELADVQQEVLGAYERDRVYRADYAKQVEFCKSPEMTKAMLSDADGLFINDGNANYTRSTFVKSNNQISDELKEIVALVQQKELVVGGVGAGAAVMTAKPMVSNGTTAAAVQSGALASDPPLHGCDLDTTCPPNTGPDTLTYHPLGGISLFHFATVDWALSGNGRHGRLLRLAAETSTPLSLGVDEETAMTVNLETGAFDVHGERGVFFVENAQSTDSAVAGTFHYLVAGASGVISPFGLQTAEFAESDDVVQTQPTTNFLTDRGLIDSMRILCGERNQVSLLNKSYRLVAQKGESSRVQAAGGECQIVNGSIGIAYQPEEKL
- a CDS encoding ABC transporter substrate-binding protein, which translates into the protein MKLIVRVASVALLATLFSGLSMAQEKLTFRAPDESAFTNYVTAVLEEAYRELGIQLNYIDLPRVRGEQLAAEGTIAGELGRTTALENKRHELRRVPFPLFTFDILAVTDRRQCGYCRPGHYDSLAYVNGMDSITAVVKQLSKPPSVVTPTDLEQVVKLVEAGRVDAAFIADFQYQGSVLSKNPNFITHRLSIEQGFHYLNEEHARLIPQLTYQLQKLKESGRIEELQKAYGVHTAPPAQPLDPSKPVVVLGPVQKGLTNADGTGKLWAFAKRVFPEMAELHPVVTSWQRAKQMIQEARADALLGVRANQRIPNTILSKYHVGYDDSLYLFSLDEQNEGPICLSGPRFIEDLVDTQRPFYRADSSLDCFALLDMGRVNAVVDYRSNLPDWTEKPYKQELIAEPSPLFVAFPDTQRGRSLKRAFDNYVFNNVSEPPQS